The sequence below is a genomic window from Plasmodium gaboni strain SY75 chromosome 10, whole genome shotgun sequence.
attttttttttttttttttttttacttaattttaaatttttattattttgtttattttttattttttttttttttaatttccgttttttttaaatctttAAATTTAAACAAATTGTCTGTGTAATTCTTTTGGTTTTTACTAATAATGTGCACGTTAATTTgaatgaataaaaatggaccaaaaaaaaaaaaaaaaaaaaaaaaaaaaaaaaaaaaaaaaaaaaaaaaaataaaaaaaaaNNNNNNNNNNNNNNNNNNNNNNNNNNNNNNNNNNNNNNNNNNNNNNNNNNNNNNNNNNNNNNNNNNNNNNNNNNNNNNNNNNNNNNNNNNNNNNNNNNNNNNNNNNNNNNNNNNNNNNNNNNNNNNNNNNNNNNNNNNNNNNNNNNNNNNNNNNNNNNNNNNNNNNNNNNNNNNNNNNNNNNNNNNNNNNNNNNNNNNNNNNNNNNNNNNNNNNNNNNNNNNNNNNNNNNNNNNNNNNNNNNNNNNNNNNNNNNNNNNNNNNNNNNNNNNNNNNNNNNNNNNNNNNNNNNNNNNNNNNNNtataataaaacaaaataggacttgtttaatatatatatatatatttatgtttatatgtatatattttatgaaaacGTTTACTATAttaattacatatatatatatatatatatatttatatatgcacgtatatgtaataagaattataaatttttttgttatcaTTGAAAAACAAGTACAGtttaaatttttctttaattttctTCACTTTGCCGTGCcataacatatatacatatatataataattatagaacatatatacataagAGAAGCAAAATAAGtgtacatattttaaatttataatttatatatttcaacTTCCATTCTTGTGTTGTTGTAAAACTcttttaattaaattttgaatgattttttttaataatttaaaagataattatgatatatataaatatatatgtatactgaaaaatgtaatactcacatatatatgtatattatattcttatatgTGTGAAGGTACTTTcttttatatgatataatatcattCATTAGTACTAGacattaattttttgttattcatatatatatatatatatatatatatatatttatgtgtgtatattattatgtttatatgtttacatatatgaatgtctttctaatatttttatcttccCACAGCCGTCTTATAAAACAGTATTGGTATAaaaactatatatattaatggattttattatctcttttatgaatatatatataatacatatcAAATATACGCATAAGACAATCCATTGttaaaatagaaaataacGGGGAAAACAAAATAGAAGAACAACAAAAATTTTAAcgaataaataataaataatctAATAGaacattaaatatattatataaaatataataataataataataataaagaaaaaaaagaaaaaatgaacaacGAAAATACAGTGAACAATGATGATAATGCAAGCCtttatcataatttaaGGAAAATAAGAAAACCACGTAGTTATGATTTTGAATATGTTGATGATAAGACAAAAAAAGGTAGAGGGAggaaaaaaagaagaaaacGGAGAAGGTCATCTATGGGTGACATAAATAGTATAAATGGAAATGTTATTGATACAAATAAAGaggaaaatatattaataaaaatagaacATACTGATAGTAATATTCCTAATTCCAATGAAAATgtagaaaataaaattgaaaTAAAAACAGAATGTGATAATAGTAAAAATTGTTATGTTACTGAAAAAACTATCAGTACCCCTAATTTACCTATTAGACGTCATAAATCAAAGAAATTTAATTTAGAAAAGAGTatgaatttatttaatactAATATTCCtttaagaaataataatataaaaatcGATAGAATTTgtgaatatttaaattatacGACCAATACATTGTGGAGATATATGGGTTCTACTGTGAAATTTAGATTAGTAGAAGATCaacaagaaaaatatttatttttaaaaaatatgaaaaaaaatattatttttgaaattataaaaattgCAATGTTTGCTTTGTTGAAAGTTAATTTGAAtgacaataatatatataccttAATTCCAGAGgagaagaaaaaaaatgaatacaTTTCAAAGGATATGAATTTAATAAGATATACTAAAAGGGAAgaatataacaataataatagtaataaaattaatgataatCTTAATAGTAATAAACCTAAAGGTGTTgataatcataataatactACCAATAATAGTAATCATAACATAAACGATCTTAATAATATGTCCAATAGAAATAGCTATTACgcatattatttttatagtaAGAAACCAAATAACgtagaaaataatgaagaaagTAATTGTGATAATAATAGCGTTAATAAAGAAAACAGTAGTGTTGTTAAAGATACCCAAAAAgaagatgaaaatatttctGATGTCAAACAAAATCATAATGTTTCTTTTAAAGCTAATGAATCTAAAGAAAATCACAAGAACAATTATAACTCAATGATTACCATAAAAATATCACCTGCTTgtgaaaatgaaaatatatcatatcCTTATTCGAATTATGATAACTctaaaattaatataagTAGAAGATTAGAAGAAAAGgatgatatattaaatcaAGGAGTAACGGTTCCTGAAATTTTAGATTTTGTTAAAGagaaatatgaaaaatattatgaaaatgtaaaacaatatatagtaaccactttaaatatatattgtgcattgaatatttttaaacTTATAAGAAGAGGAAGATATACTATTTgtaaatatgaaaattttgatattttcaaaatgaaatattttaaaaagtattataaattcttttattCCTTAAAAGGAGAAGAAGAAATTTTAATGAATGTcaaaaattatttgaaatcattttattatgatagaaataaaaaaagaagaagaagaagaagaagtAGTACTGGTATATTTAGTACAAAGAAAAGGTTGTTAGGTGACAAGAAGGGTAGTACGTATTGTTTAAAAGAAATGGATGCTTTAACAGGCAcgaaaaatataataaaaaaaagaagatcCTCTACTAAGAAACCGGGAAGGAAAGGACTCAGTGTTTtgaaaaaagaagaagTTACAAACAATCTTGCAGTATATAGTTAcacaaataataatgacaATGTTGTTGATAGTAGTAATATTATGGATAGTAGTAATATTATGGATAGTAGTAATATTATGGATAGTAGTAATATTATGGATAGTAGTAATATTATGGATAGTAGTAATATAATGGACAGTAGTAATATAATGGAcagtaataatataatggACAGTAGTAATATAATGGACAGTAGTAATATAATGGAcagtaataatattatgaacaATAGTAATATCATGGATAGTAGTAATATCATGGATAGTAGTAATATTATGGAAAGTAGTAATATTATGGACAGTAGTAATATTCTTTATAGTAACAATATTCTtgatagtaataatattgttgatagtaataatattgataaaaattttaatattaatatacaGAAAGATGATCctaatataaataataatataaccAATGTGACAAAATTCGAAATCtcaattaataataatgtaatTCAATCAATCACagaacataataataatcataatgatacatatgatataaaaaataatactCCATCGtatagtaatataaaagaagacgtcgaaattaatttaaaaaataaggaaGAGGACAAAtctaatattttaaataattcattgttaaatataacaaataatgatataaataaacataaagaagaaaaagaagaagaacTTGCTATTTTAAATTGTAATATTGTTAATAACAATTTATTAGACTTATCAAATGAAcgtataaaaaatgtttgtttagatttaaataaaattaatataaaatgtgTTAAGGTGGTTTATGGAATgaaacattttttttgttcttatGATACACAAGAAATAAGTGATCCATATTTTGAAATTATAAGAGtccaaaaaaaatatgatattctaagaagaaaaagtatagaaaaaatgaatttgAGAGGTGCTAATAATCCATATCCATCTTCTAGAAGATTATTAAATgttacaaataataataataatattgtaaaGGGCAAAAACAATTTATTGTTAAGAGCTAGTGTTATTAGTAATAGTAAAGATGAtccaaaaaaaagaaattcACAATATGGaaaacaaagaaaaaatgaagaagatgaCTATGCTATGAAAcatgaaaaatataattgtgttaattttaatttaagTTATAAATCcttaagaaaaaaaatgatatgCTTAAGGCACTATGCAAATGCAAATACAAATGTAAATACAAgtacaaatataaatgtatataaaaaagaagaaaataaaacggtaaaagtaaaaactgaaataaaaattaaagataAATTCTTAACACAAACAAATGAAAGTTTAATACAAACTTCATCTATTAATTCaaatttttcaaatattataagtGCTGATGGATTTTCATCTATAAATTTAGAAAGTCATTGTTCTCAGAAAAGTGCTTgacaaaaaattattccTCTGAAAGCGAACgaaacaaaatatatacatatataccttaaaaaatgtgtcaaaaatatatatatatatataattaaatgttaaattattaatatgtgAATCTTTAAAAggatataaataaaacgAGAAGActatattttgttattgtttacttatatataaaaagtgGAGAACGATAATACATTATCTCCAACAAGgaataaagatataatgggaaataaaaaaaaaaagaccaatatatataagatataAGTGTTTGGATATTTGttcctatatatatatatatatatatatttatttatttatttatttaattttttttttttttttttttttttttttttacgtaatatcataatatctatatctttgtattcatatatttatgtataatttattttgtctttaataataatcttaattttttcaagttaaaatatttaatgtttttcaatatatatgtaattattcattttattattttttaattatttatatgtatgcTTTAAAGGAgcttataaaaatatatcatttaatataaatgcTGTGcattatctttttattatttatgtagacatatatatatatatatatatataatatatttatatatttttgaattataattttatctacattttttaatttaatttttttgtaccaaatataattttttaataacaaacgtttcatttctttaatatatatgtaattttGATTTAATCTTCTATTTATAACgtattatattatgtatatttattaataacTACACTATTAATTTATGATGTAATAATGTTATATgagtatatatatatatatatattaatttttttttttaatttttgtctttttcatttcttatatacagataattatttattaagttttatttttaataataaaaaataaatgaactatttatataatttttgttaatttttaaataaaaaagaatatgaaGAAATTTAATGTTAACATATTGAAAatttgtaaatttttttaaaataaaaaataatatatatatatataatttttaaaataaaaaaagggACAAATTTGATAAGATAAATGTGGGGAAAAGTTGTAGCAACAAGTACAAACctttctttaaaaaaaaaaaaaaaaaataaacaaaagaaagaaaaaatgaattaatatatgaacaGAAAAATATAGATTACTATGATTGTTCTACATTCTTCTGAtcataatttaattttctACACCTTTAgataataacaataatatatataatatttaaaaaaaaaaataaaacattgATACATTTTCGCATgtattttaattattacatatatatatatatatatatatatatatatatatttatgtatttccttttttatgatgcttttattttgtttttataaaacatGGGGAcgaaataataattcacacaaatatatataagaagcaaaaatataacaacAAATAAAAGATGCACATAATGGAACACATAAGATATTGCCATTGAAAATGTTACATTAGCatatttttgataaaagaatttttgttttttatcAGTTGTCAATTTATAATCTTTAATTAAAAAGTTTGTATCAGTAATATTAGAATTGATAAttgttttaaaataattaaataattttaatatatcttctttatatataaaaaatttattatatttattaagattataatttatagtattaatatcttcattagaattgatattattatttatataatttatcatagttttttgtttttcttttgtttcTATTGATTCTACTTGTTGtgtattttctttttgggtattttttttttgtgtgatatataaatataaagatttaaaaataatggtaatattattctttacatttttaatatttaatttag
It includes:
- a CDS encoding hypothetical protein (conserved Plasmodium protein, unknown function), whose translation is MNNENTVNNDDNASLYHNLRKIRKPRSYDFEYVDDKTKKGRGRKKRRKRRRSSMGDINSINGNVIDTNKEENILIKIEHTDSNIPNSNENVENKIEIKTECDNSKNCYVTEKTISTPNLPIRRHKSKKFNLEKSMNLFNTNIPLRNNNIKIDRICEYLNYTTNTLWRYMGSTVKFRLVEDQQEKYLFLKNMKKNIIFEIIKIAMFALLKVNLNDNNIYTLIPEEKKKNEYISKDMNLIRYTKREEYNNNNSNKINDNLNSNKPKGVDNHNNTTNNSNHNINDLNNMSNRNSYYAYYFYSKKPNNVENNEESNCDNNSVNKENSSVVKDTQKEDENISDVKQNHNVSFKANESKENHKNNYNSMITIKISPACENENISYPYSNYDNSKINISRRLEEKDDILNQGVTVPEILDFVKEKYEKYYENVKQYIVTTLNIYCALNIFKLIRRGRYTICKYENFDIFKMKYFKKYYKFFYSLKGEEEILMNVKNYLKSFYYDRNKKRRRRRRSSTGIFSTKKRLLGDKKGSTYCLKEMDALTGTKNIIKKRRSSTKKPGRKGLSVLKKEEVTNNLAVYSYTNNNDNVVDSSNIMDSSNIMDSSNIMDSSNIMDSSNIMDSSNIMDSSNIMDSNNIMDSSNIMDSSNIMDSNNIMNNSNIMDSSNIMDSSNIMESSNIMDSSNILYSNNILDSNNIVDSNNIDKNFNINIQKDDPNINNNITNVTKFEISINNNVIQSITEHNNNHNDTYDIKNNTPSYSNIKEDVEINLKNKEEDKSNILNNSLLNITNNDINKHKEEKEEELAILNCNIVNNNLLDLSNERIKNVCLDLNKINIKCVKVVYGMKHFFCSYDTQEISDPYFEIIRVQKKYDILRRKSIEKMNLRGANNPYPSSRRLLNVTNNNNNIVKGKNNLLLRASVISNSKDDPKKRNSQYGKQRKNEEDDYAMKHEKYNCVNFNLSYKSLRKKMICLRHYANANTNVNTSTNINVYKKEENKTVKVKTEIKIKDKFLTQTNESLIQTSSINSNFSNIISADGFSSINLESHCSQKSA